ACCAACCTGCTAACCTGGCGGCGCACACAGTATCATCACCGTCGTCCAAGTTTACAATTTTATGTAATCTTAATACGTACTACtttcgttccataattctcgtcgaaatattacatgtatctaaacactttttaggaatagatacatccatttttaggcaaatttgtgacaataattatgaaacggagggagtatcgtCTATCGTGTCATTCTTCAtgtacatattttttgtttatattAATATAATTGCAGTACGAATTTTGCCTActgttttttctcaaaaaaatcgAGCCATTCTTCTTGTCAAGTCCCTGCGATCGAAACAGGTACTCGAAGTAGGTGTGTAGGTGTTAGGATAATATTCCAACTGAAACTATTCTTGGCAGGTCACATCATGGAACAAGCTAGGTACTCAATCGTAGCGGTGAAAATTGTTAGGATAATTCGGAATAAAACTATTTTAGGATTCGACGACAGATCATGGTAAGAGATTTGTGCCATCCGGACTAAAACTATTTCGGATCCGATGATAGATCATGGTAAGAGATTTGTGTCATCGATCTGAACAGAACAAATCTGATTCCGATTCCGAAACTGAACCTAGCATAgtagagaaaaatatatagaatGGTCCGATTTCTAGTCAGATTATCCGTCCTTGGGTTACTCGATTTATTAACGCATTTTTAATTATGAACTTCCTATATGCGGAATGTTGGTAAAGTTTATGGTGTTGTGTGTAAAGAGTAAATATTCGCTTGTGAAATCCTTATTGAATCAGACCGATTGAATGATCATAATGAAAGCGATATACCGTAGTGTTTTattatacggagtagttttttAGTACATTTTAGTGTTTTATGTGTACTCATTGTATTTGATTTCTAATACTTTGCTCATTAATTATTTCCTCTTTTACTATGaatcatgcatatatgtaaTAGTACTGAACTTTTGTTAACTCTCATGTGGACGATGGGTTTCGTGTGTGAATTTTTGTGTGAGGTGGCTCTGGGTGGTGCTTGCAGTTAGCCCATTAGTAGCCTGTGTTTCCATGACGGATCTAGCTGGTGGTGCTACGGGTACAATCTAGTCCATCTGTATCTTTTTGTACGACAGAATTTGTTTAGTCTTAGACAGATCATTGAccaaaaattatttttatcatAATTGTTTATGTCATACAAAATCACAATCATTAGTAATTAAGTATGTTTACCTCTAACTCAGAGCATTCCCTGCACACAAAAGGATAAGATGGAGGTccggtaaaaaaaagttagctAGACGGGAACAAAGCTAATTAGATTCGACAAATAGTCCAATGTAATAGGTGCACGACGCACACatactcatttgtttgtttcttaaAAGTACGCTGCCAGGTCCGATAAATAGCCTGATGGCAGAGGCTGCACAAAGCGTACACCCAAGGTTGTTTGTCTCTAAAGTTGGTTCGGCGATGGTTGCCAGCAACTTGCCTTTCAAATGATCAATCCTacactccccccccccccccccccttcccctTTTCAATTTGGAATTTGGAATACTTTAATTGATTTTTGAGTCCGAACTGACAAACACTCCGATGATGATAAGACAAAGTGCATCCACTCGCTTGTTTGTTCTTAAACTTTTTCGATGCTCCTCGTGATCGAGTGACTTGCCTTATGTATGCTCAATCTAAGTGTAGGAGAGGTGATAAATAGTCTGATTATAAAAGCATAAATTGGACCATCTTGAATGCTGTTTATCATAATAAGTGGTTCCATGCTCGTTGCTAGCATACTTTCACAATATTAAACCTACACTACGATATCCGACAAATAGTATGATGAATAATAATCCAAAAGTCAGTAGACTTTGTGACTTCGTTTGTTTCTCATGCATGTTTCGGTGCTCGCCATCAGCAACATTAAAGGAATACAACTATTAAGGGTGACATGTCATTTTGCATGTTTGCAAGGTGTCCGCTACGTGTCAAGATATCACAGTAGCGTTTCTATCTCCAGGATGCTATGTCTTAATGCTAACATGTGGCAATCTTCTTTGATGTAATCATGTCATGACATTTAAGATCAATTGCCACAGTTCTACGTATTGCAAAATTGGGCATTACTGCAATTCATTTTTTGATGAATTGATGAACTTTTGGCAAGAAAATTAATAAGTAATGAGGCAATGGATCTTTCTAACCTTCCTTAGCAAACCAAGTGACACCCAAAAAATCCTAAAAAAGGAACAAGTTTGTTaccaaatttgatcaaactaaACTTTAGGACCTAAAGAAACTCGTTTGAATTCATGTTTCAAAGCTCACCTAGGTTGTTTACATAAATTTTACTACCTCCTTTTAAGCATTTGATTGGATTCTGAATACCAATGATGTCCCACTCGTGTGTATACACGCCATACGGACATTAACTCCCATGACGCAAAAGGATTAAAGTTGCATCGGTTCCAATCTCATAAATGCCCTGCACGTGTGTGTAACCGCCAGCTTCAGCACGCGCTAGGTAGGGAAATTTCCAGACATCCTTCaactcactctctctctctctctctctctctctctctctctctctctctctctctctctctttctctctctatctctctatctatctctctctcgcgcgcgtGTGTGAGCGCGCGCGCACATGTTTTGACTGCCGCTTTTCAGTGTTCCATGTAGCAACATGGTACAGCACTGAATGTGTGTATATGACCTGCACTGGCTCATCAAATTCCCATGTTGCTACATGTGCTTGCTTACTCATGCCAAAGGAGGGATAAGTTAAGAGGATCACCAATGATACAAAAACTTAATTGAAATATGAAGCAAAAGTGCTCGTGTTAGATTTTACTTTTCATTGCTAGATGAATCAAGCATCTCACATAACCCAGAGTTCTATGGTTTGTATGCCATTCATCGATGAGAAATAGAACCCGCAAAATGCTAGAATATGCAACATTGAATgaagaaacacaacaaatggTAACAAGGAACACGATTATGTTCCGATGTGAAGTAGCATGACCTAGATTTGATGGAGAAAGCAAAATGCACATGTCAATCCTCCTTCCCTCCTAGTTAGCTCCTCCAAAGTCTTTGCCTTTCCGGCCGCTACCTAGCTAGTTGCCTCTGTTTTCCTCACCTTGTTGTTGTGTAGTATTCTTCCTTGACACTCCCTCTCATGGTTCATACACCCCTCTTGGTGGACATATTTTCATTAGTGGAACTCTCTATGATCATGTCACCCTCTCTTAGTTCTTTCTCCTCATCCATCCGGGTTCCAACCAGTTAGAAACGACGAAGGTATGATAGTTTGCCATGAGTAAAACCTCACCGGCCTGCCTCATATATATACTCATCAAGAGATAAGGATTACACGCTGATTACACGGGATAACAACATAGGTTGTTGTGTTGCCGGATATGCTACAATAGATACGTCCGGCAACAGCTATACAATCTTTACCTAACTTTGTTAGGGTTTACATCGGTTAACATTCCCCCTCAATGTCAACCGGTTGTGAGGTTGAGATTGCGCCGAAGTTGATCTAGCATCTGCTTGGTGACCGGTTTGGTAAAAGCGTCGGCTACCTGATCTGCAGATGAGACGAAGCGCACCTCCAATGCTCCCATTGCAACCTTCTCTCTGACGAAATgaaaatccacttcaatgtgcttCATCCGAGCATGGGATATAGGATTCGCTGTGAGATAGGTTGCTCCAAGGTTGTCACACCACAACACGGGAGCTCGAGGCTGCGGCACGGATAGCTTCTTCAGAAGAGACTGTACCCAGGTTGCCTCAGCCGTGCCATTTGCTAGAGCTTTGTATCCAGTTTCAGTAGAGGAACGAGACACAGTAGGTTGCTTTCGGGCACTCCATGAAATGAGATTGGGACCGAAGAACACTACAAAGCCTCCAGTGGATCTGCGATCATCTCCACAACCTGCCCAATCAGCGTCTGTAAACACACTTAGCAAAGTGGAGCTTGACCGCTTAATAGTTAGTCCGGTGGAGACTGTGCCTTTGACGAAACGCAGGATGCAATTCACGGCCTCCCAATGCACATCGGTAGGCTGTGACAGGTACTGACAGACTTTGTTGACAGCATAGGATAGATCCGGCCTTGAGTGAGGTATTGTAGGGCACCAACTGTACTGCGGTAACGGAAAGCATCATCTTCACCAAGAGAACAACCAGACTCTTTAGTGAGTTTCTCCTGGACGCACATTGGGGTGGAAATGGGTTTGCAATTCTCCATATGAGTGCGCCGAAGAAGATCAAGGGCATACTTCTGCTAAGTAAGAAAGATTCCCCTTGAATTGCGAAACACTTTAATCCCAAGGAAGTAGCTCAGGCGGCCAAGATCCTTGACCGGAAACGATACTGACAAGTTCCGCAAGAGAGCAGTCAAAGCAGTGGAAGAAGAGCTGGCAATGACAATGTCATGAACATACACCAACATGTAGATGGTAACTCCATCCTGGCAGAAAATGAAGAGCGATGTGTCTGAGGAGGACGGCATGAAGCCCAACTGCTGCAATCTGTCGCTGAGGCGAGAGTACCAGGCACGCGGCAACTGCTTGAGGCCATACAAGGATTTGTGAAGCTTGCACACATAATCGGCTTTGGCAGGATCTTGAAAACCAGGAGGTTGCATATACACCGTCTCGGTCAGAATGCCATGTAAGAAGGCGTTGCTGATGTCGATCTGGTGAAGAGCCCAGCCACGGGAGACAGCAAGAGAGAGCACAAGATGCACAATAGCCGGTTTGACAACGGGAGAGAACGTGTCGGAGTAATCAATCCCATGTTGCTGTGTGAAGCCTTTAGCAACCAGGCGAGCCTTGAGCCATCAACCTTGTGCTTCACCTTGAAGACCCACTAGCAGCTGATCACATTTTGCCCAAGCGGTCTAGGGACAAGAGTCCACGTGCAAATCTCAAGAAGGGCAGAGAACTCAGCCTCCATGGCAGGCCACCAGTTGGCATCGGCAAGAGCAGCGCGATAAGATGTAGGCTCGGCAAAGAATgctcggcgacgaggatcATAGCGCACCGTGCCATCAGTCGGGACCAACTTCTTGGTGATGTTATTGCGCAGGCACGTCCGGACGCGGTCTGCCGTGGCAGGAAGTGGTGCGCCGAGTCAGCCCGTTCTGCAGGGTGATCGCCGCAAGGGGAGCCCGACGTGCCGGAGGACAAATCCAATGAGTTGGATGGTGCACCTCGTCCTGTACCTGCGGCAGGAAGATCACCACTAGAAGTAGGATTCGCAAGGTGAGAAACATCAGAACGCCTCATGTGGTCATCAACAATTACTGGCTCGGTGAGAGGAAATATAGATGTGGGTGTTATGGGAGGCGGAGCCGGAGAAGATGGGGAGGAAAAGGGGTAGAGTTCCTCATCGAAGATGACATCACGGGAGATGTAGATATGCCCACTCGTCCGATCTAAACACTTGTACCCCTTATGCATGGAGCTATAGCCGAGGAAGGTGCATTGCCGAGAGCGAAATTCTAACTTCCAATTGTTATAGGGGCGCAGGTTTGGCCAACAAGCGCAACCAAAAGAACGGAGAAAGGTATAATCGGGGCGCTCATTGAATAAGCGAGTAATGGGGGGGCGAATGACCAAGGACTCGGGTAGGCATGCGATTAATTAGGTAACACGCAGCTAGAAAGGCCTCATCCCAGGAGCGAACGGGCAAAGAAGAGTGAGCAAGGAGAGCAATGCCGATTTCAACTAGATGCCGATGCTTTTGTTCGGCAATCCCATTTTGTTGAGAAGTGTGTGGGCAAGAAACACGATGGGAAATCTCTTCTCTCATGAAGTACCGAGAAAGGCGATGATacgccccccccccaccccccaatCCGATTGGAACGTTCTGAGTTTGGCGTTTAATTGGCGTTCGGCAAGCTTTTGAAAGTTGTAGAAAACTTGTTCAATGTCGGATTTTCGCTTGAGAAGGTAGATCCACGTGAACCTACTATAGTCATCCACAAAGCTTATGTAATATTTGTATCCACCAACAGATGTGATGGCTGGCCCCCAATCGGAATGAACAAGTTCAAGAGGCATATGAGACACATGAGACACATGAGAAGACTCATGAAAAGGTAATTGGTGCACTTTGGCACGTTGACAAGCATCAAAAATACTAGATTGGTTTGAGGGTGCACAAgcaaatttattttctctaaGAACAGAATCAACGACACTTTTGGAGGGATGACCTAATCTTCGATGCCACGGATCTAATGTGATCTTGGCGCTGGACAAAGCACGACGAGGCGACACGGTAGGGAAGGAACTTGGCTTGAGGCTTGGCACCGGATAGAGACCTCTCCAACTTCTACCGTGCAACAGGGTTGCCCTCGTTGCTTGGTCCTTCACGCAAAAAGAATTAGGATGGAGTTCGACAAAAGCATTATTATCAAAAGCAAGTTTATTTGCAGAAAGAAGGTGTTTGTTGCTGTGTGGAACATGAAGAGCATTACAAAGATGTAAGGGTTTGGACAAGCCAGAGATCATTGAATGACCAACATGGGAGATGTTCAAACCTGCTCCATTGGCGACCTGCACCTGGTCCTTGCCGCCATAGCGCTCGTGGACAGTAAGGCGATCAAGATCACTTTCAGATGATCCGTAGCCCCACTGTCCAGGTACCAGTTGTTGTCAACGGAGTAGCTTCCAGTGTTGACGGCGTTGCCGGAGCACTCACGGTTCTCCTCTGGCCGGTAGGAGTGGTTGAAGCACCGGCGGCGTGGAGGGCGTCGTGGCCGAATTTGGAGCAGACTTGGCACTTGAGATTGCTCCTCCCTTTGTTGTTGTCGTTGCCGCGGTTGCGCGACTGCTGCTGGCCACGCTGTTGTCCGCATCCTTGTCCTCGGTTCTGTCCACTGCGGTTGGGGTCGTTCCCGTGGGAGACGGAGTTGGCAGAGGAGGAGTGGATGTCGGTGGCGGCGTTTTGCTGCTCCAGGCGAAGCTCAGCGCTGTGGAAGTGGGCGTAGAAGCTGTCGAGAGTCACTGCCTCGTCCTTGGTGGTGAGGGACGTGACCAGTGGCTCATATTCCGGCCCAAGGCCGGCCAGCATATAGCCGAGAGTCTCTTCGTCGGATAGGAGCTTGCCAATTGATGCCATCACACCGGCTAGCCCCTTCATCTTGTTGAAGTATTCTGAGGCAGTCagatccttcttcttcaggttGGAGAGCTGGTAGCGCAGCTGCATGACGTGGCCGTGGTTTTGCGCTGCAAAGGACTCGTGGAGCGCCTCCCACACGGCGCGTGAAGTAGTGAGCTGCGTCATCTGACCGAGGATATCCTCAGTCATGGAGGCAAGAAGTGCAATCATGACCAGCTGATCTTGCCGGTACCAGCACAGAAAAGCCGGGTTGGCGATCTTCCTGGCGTTGTCTCCTTCGCCCTCTAGGATGGTCTGGGAAGGCGCGGCAAGGGTGTCGTCGACATACCCGTAGAGCTGCTGCGTCCATAGGACAGGGACAGCTTTGGTTTCCCAGAGAAGGAAGTTGTCGCAGGTGAGGCGTACGGTGATGAGATTGGTGATGGCAAAGATGGAGACAGGAGGAGGGTTGACGGCATCGGGCTGGTTGACAATGGCACCAGCAGcatctgcggcggcggcggcaacggcgagAGCCATGGTGAGCGAGATTGGATctaggctctgataccaagttaGAAACGAGGAAGCTAGGATAGTTTGCCGTGAGTAAAACCTCACCGCCTGCCTCATATATATACTCATCAAGAGATGATTACACGCTGATTACAAGGGATAACAACATAGGTTGTTGTGTTGCCGAATATGCTACAGTAGATACGTCCGGCAACAGCTATACAATCTATACCTAACTCTCTTAGGATTTACATCGGTTAACACAACCACCCTTCCAGTGTAGATTTTTCGTATCCTTCCTATGTGTGATCAACGAGACGGAGTCTTCTCATGTCCTTGTGTAGTCTCCCCATATCCCCCCATGATTATGTCGTCCTTTCGATGGCGAGTATTGAGGTCTAGGCTTGATGATGGTGTGGCTCCTGGTTGATGATAGCTTGTCGTTTCCTATGGCTGGTGGTTCGGTGTTTACAATGGTTGAACTCTATTCGGGATGATTTGGAATATATGGACTTTTAGATTGATAACAAATGTTAAAAGATAGTCGCAGGCTTGTAGCGTGATTTCTACCCCCCTatgtttttttctagaatacaccaaATAAGTGTATCATCTTTTATATAGAAGGAAAAGCCTAAGAAGTCATGTTACAGTTACAAATACAATTTAGCCAGTGTCTCTCCACGGCAAGCCACCCGGTAAGTGCCCGAAACCTGCACCACTCAAAAATCTCAGCTTGGACCCAAGCTTTTCCCTAACGTCCTAAACCCTCAAGAATATCTCTCGCAATTACCGACTCTTTGTCGAAGACCACTTGGTTGTGCAACTTCCAAGTAGTCCAAAAGATCATTTGTGGAGCTTGTATGAAATTGGTTTGGATCCTTGGCACCGACCTAAACTACCCCCCTATCTGAAACTCTGGTTCTTTGAAGTAACATATTTAGGCGTGGATTCTCTCCCACCTCCCCTTCCCTCAATGTTTGcctacaaaaaaaacatatcaatAGCTCAAACGTGGACTCGTACAAGCggttttgtttttcctataTTATAGAAGGGTTTTTCTCAAGGTAAATCGATACATTTGGTTTTCACATGGTCGATAATTTCTTCTAAAACATTATTTGAATGTTTCAAATGTTTGTCTAAAGCTATTGTCCAAGGCATTATGTTTTTGAATATTTTTATTGAAAGATAGACATGCTGTCAAACATTTTTTGAACAGCAACGGTACTATCAAACTTTATTACTACCTCTGTTAATAAATGTAAAAAGTTCTAACTTTGTCGTAAGTTTAACTAAGTTTATAGACAAATGCGACATGTAGAATATTAAATAAATATActtgaaaatatatatggatCTAATAAAACTAATCAGAGTACTATATGTTGgtgcatttttctataaaattaatcaaaatttaagaagtttgaattAGGATAAAGTAGACTTCTCGCAACTGTGAACGGAGGCAATAATTCCGTACGGGCGAAAGACCGTGTCattacggttttgctattagACCGCTACAAAGCCTGTGCATTCCTACCTCCGAAAATTCGGCCGAAACACGTTATTCCAGTCATACTGGTACCGGTCCATTCTAGCAACAGTTACGAGCCCAGGAGTCCAGCTCAGAACAAAGGATCCCAGGAGGTAGGCAATATTGGACCCGGTGCAAGGATTGGGCCAACAGGCTtcagttcttcttctcttttgcgAATAACAGGCTTCTGCTCTTGCACGCATGCTGTAGCCTGTAGGCAATGCTAGGCCAGGAGTCTGACTAATCCATTCCAATCCCATTTTTATTTGCTTTCTTCTTTTATTTAGACGACTTATTTAGTGCAATTGTGCAAACTATTATAGGGCAGGATATCCAGTGCAAATCTTCACTCTTACAAAATGTTTATCTGGATCATTTGATCTAACGCACGGTGAAGATCAAAAGTGGGAATTAAGTGTTACCAAGCGTGTGACAAATGCAAGGGTTATGTAGAAAACATGTTTAAGTGGGTGTTTTGATTCCCCATTTGATCTACATCGCACTTTTTCGATCCTATATATAATATACATGAATAGTTTACAAATTTACGCGGAATGAAGATTTGCACTAGATACACCGCCCCCCATAGTTTTAAAAACCTAACACCAGTGAGGCTCTCGGTTAAGGTTTTTATCGGTTGAACACTCGAACCGCAGGTTCAACGGTTCGCTATTCGGTTTTTTAagatataaataaaataatatatatttgttcATAAATTGTGCAATAAACTGATAAAATGTATGCTGCAAAATTCAGACTTGGCGATATGAATaaaaattcacaaaataattccACCGAGTGAACCGGGGTCGATTGGAAAAATCCAGAGATaacatcatcttcttccgTTTCTGAAGTTACCTCTGCATTTCacataaaaataaatctaacaAGGGGTGTCATAAAAAACCGCTCGCCGTTTTTCGAAGTCCGGTTCGCCGGTTTCATAGTCGGTTTTTCCGGTTTTTTCTAGTTCGATGACGGCGGCGGTCCCGTGCGCTTAACAAACCGGAGAGGTCTCCGGTTCCGGAGTTTTTTCTGTTCAACTGGCAGTGGCAGTCCCGAGTTTTAAAACTATGGTCGCCCCATTATAGAGctcaaacttgcaaacttttcTCATGGACCATTGAATTCAACACATAAGATTCAGTTGAGAGGTGAAAAATCCTTCAAACCACTTAAACACAGTTTTGCACACAACCCACTACTGCCCTTGCCTCTTAGCTTGTTAATGACGTACGAttcagactttttttttaaaacgaaGTGGCTGCTATAGCAGCATCGGAACGTACGCATCGTGGGACGGAGGGGCTGAAGCGCAACAGGAAGGAATTTAAATGCCTCTGTTGATGGCAATAAAGAACACCATCACCTCCCCGCCTTGACGCAGCTTGCGAGCTTAGCTGCCCGCCACGCCCCCTCCTCATTATATAGCGCAAACGGGAGCTGCACCACCACCCCTCAAATACCCAGGCACAGGGGGGCTTCACTTCCGTCCTTCGTTCCGGCAGCCGGTACGTGCAGTGCATAATATATATGCAAGTGGACGGCCAAGCCCGCTCCCCTGCGACCTAGTTCTCCACCTTATACCCCCCCCACATTAGCTTCCTGTTAACCGTGGAACTAGGCTAAGATAAGCTTCAACGCACGTACGCAGTACTCGATCCAAAAGGTAAGTTTGGCACTGCCTTGCAACGTCGATTGCATCGATCTGTCGTGTAGATGGTAATGTTGTTCTTCCGTATTTGCGATCGATCGGGTAAATGGcataagctagctagctggtgtACATTGTGCAGGGACTGCAGCTCCTTGGTGACCATCAGCAGAGAGTTAACTACTTGATCGAAGATGAGCAGGAACAATGGCAAGGGGCCGAAGCTGGACCTGCGGCTCAACTTCTCCCGGTTgcgcggcaccggcgccgggggcggtccgtcgtccgcggcggcagcggcggtgccgggagGCAGCAACTCTCCGAGGAGGatgtcgtcctcgtcctcgtcgtcggcgtcgccgccgagctcgTGCGTGTCGTCCGAGG
The Brachypodium distachyon strain Bd21 chromosome 2, Brachypodium_distachyon_v3.0, whole genome shotgun sequence genome window above contains:
- the LOC100831341 gene encoding uncharacterized protein LOC100831341: MSRNNGKGPKLDLRLNFSRLRGTGAGGGPSSAAAAAVPGGSNSPRRMSSSSSSSASPPSSCVSSEGSPEASGGAGASMILAGCPRCMMYVMLSREDPKCPKCHSTVLLDFNDGGADQRHVGSGNKGKRG